Sequence from the Desulfuromonas acetoxidans DSM 684 genome:
TCTCACCCTTTCCCCTGTCCGTTAAATTGACAGGTCATAACAAGCTGTTAATTTTTAAATAGAGTCCCGGCGGCTCAGTTTCTTGTATCATTTTTGAGTCCGTTTTGCTGCGGTCAAGACATTCTGACAACGCACACCATTGACAACGGGAAAAACGGCCGCAAAGAAACAAGAGAACGAACCACACGGGGCACCAGGGAATAACGTTGGCCCACTAAAACAAGGAGGTACGCCATGACAGAACAACAGGGAGTTTGCTATACATTCGAAACAGCATTGGAAATGGCGCTTACCATGGAACAGCGTTGCTTCCGGGCCTTTCTGCAAGCCATCAGAACCGTCAAGGACCGCTCTGCCGGGATGATTCTCAAAGATGCTGCTCTGGAGGAGATCGACCACAAGCAGCGCCTGGAAAAAGCATTGATCGAAGGAGGAATCGACCCTGATGAGCATCTGCAGGAAACGATGCCCCTGATGCATCTGGATGACCTACTTAAACAGCAGGAGCTCAACGCAGAAGCCGACTCTCGTCAGGCTCTGGCCTATGTGATTCATTTGAAAAAAAACAATCTCGAATTCTACGACAAACTGGCTAAAGGCTGTACAGGCGCGCCAATGGCGCCAATCTTTCAGCAACTGGCCAACGATGAAAGCCTCAATCTGCAGAAACTGGAAGACCTTTACGAGGCACACTTTCTCACGGAGAACTGATCCTCAACAGACTGAATCAAAAAGGCCACAACATGACGTTGTGGCCTTTATTGTTTATCAGCACAAGGCATTCTAGCCAATCCGAGCAATGGCTCCGTTAAGGCGTTGCAGGGTGCGCTCACGGCCAAGAACCAGAATCACCTCGAAGATGCCCGGAGCGCTGGTGCCACCGGACAAGGCAACACGGGTCGGTTGACCAACTTTTCCAAACTTGAGCCCGGTCTCTTTCAGCACCCCTTTAAATGCCGCTTCAACACCCTCAGGTGTAAATTCACACTGCCCAAATGCATCTGCCAGCGCTTGAAAAACCGGCTTTTGATCCGCAGTCAAAAATTTCTCGGCGGCGGATTCATCGAATTCAACGGAATCCGTGACATAGAAAACCGCTTTTTCCGCCATCTCTACCATGGTTTTACTGCGGTCCTGCAAAGTTTTGACCACTTCCGCCAAATCGATTCCGTCAACAGGCGGGTAACCAAGGGTCGTCAAGTATTCACCAAGCAGTTCGCCAAGACGTTGCGGGGCTCCGGTCTTGATATAATGCTCGTTAAGCCACAACAGTTTTTCAGGGTTAAACACCCCGGCAGAGCGACCGACATTTTCAAGACTGAACTTCTCAACCAGATCATCCATAGAGAAAATTTCTTCATCACCGAACGACCAACCAAGGCGCACCAGATAATTGACCATCGCTTCAGGAAGATACCCCATGTCACGATACGCCATGACTGAAGTCGCCCCATGCCGTTTAGACAGGCGCTTTTTATCGGAACCGAGAATCATCGGCACATGGGCAAATTCCGGGACCGCATAACCCAGCGCTTCATAAATCTGAATCTGGCGGGGGGTGTTGTTGACATGGTCGTCTCCACGCACGACCAGGGTCAACCCCATCTCGGCATCATCAACGACTACGACAAAATTGTAGGTCGGGGTGCCATCGGTACGTTGAATGATCATGTCATCCAGTTCTTCGTTATTGAAACTGATCGTTCCTTTAATCCGGTCATTGAAGCTGGTAACACCGGCTTCTTTGGATTTAAAACGGATGACGTAGGGTGTATCATCATCACGAGGTTCAAGAGCGCGACAGGTGCCGTCGTATTGCGGTTTATCGCCGCGAGCCATGGCTGCCTCGCGTTTGGCATCAAGATCTTCTTGGGAGCAATAGCATTTATAGGCCTTGCCCTCATCAAGCAGTTGCTGGATTTTAGCTTTGTACAGATCAAAACGTTCGGTCTGATAAAAAGGCCCCTCATCATAGGACAACCCGAGCCAATCCATCGCCTGAAGAATGGCGTCCACTGACTCCTGAGTCGAACGTTCCACATCGGTATCCTCGATACGCAAAATAAACGTACCGCCCTCTTTACGGGCAAGAAGATAATTGAACAGTGCGGTACGGGCACCACCGATATGCAGATAGCCGGTAGGACTCGGGGCAAAACGGACACGTAGATCAGACATGGGAAACTCCTGATGGATTAAAAAAGAAAGGTCATTGCGACCTTGGTTTTATACTGCAACCATCGGAGGGAAACAAGGGATTTATCAATGGCAGGCTGTCAATCGACCACAACACCGGCATAGCCGACGACGGCGGAATGATCACCGCTGACATCACCGGAATCACCGTAACGGATCAGACGGGCATGGTGGGCTCCGAGAGCTTGACAAATCTCCACCATCAACACCGCAGCACAAACGCCGCACATGGTGATACGTTCGCTCTTTACCTGGTGGTAGAGGGCCTCAGCATCAAGTTGCAACAGGGCATCGAGTGCCAGTTGGTCTTTTTTACGTGCCACACTCGAAGGTTCATAATGGGTCATATCGGAGCTGGCAACGATCAACACCCTCCCCCCATCCTCTTTGAGAACCGCGCCGATGCCTGCGCCGAGTTGCTGAAGGATCGAAAAGGACAGCGGCCCGAGCATGAGAGGGATAATGGATAGATTAGGATTTTTCACCTGCAAAAACGGCAACAAAACTTCAAGAGAATGTTCACCCTGATGACTCTGCATCTCCCCCGTCAAATGGGGCACGGCATCAAGCAGGCGCTGAGCCATGGTTTCAGCAATCGGCACCTCGCCCAGAGGTGTTTTCCAACTTCCCTGAGAGTAAAGTGCACAAGGATGACCAATGCCGCGATGATTCGGCCCCAATAACAGAACAGTGTCCGGCACATCCACTCCAGCCAGGGTTTCGCCGGCAATCGCCCCCGAATACATATAACCGGCATGGGGCATCATCACACCATAGGCAGGCTTTCCTGGCTGATCCGTTGTCAGAAACAGCTCGACCTGTTGCCTTAATTCATAGGGATCATCAGTGTAAAATTGACCGGAAACAGCTGGCTGGCGAATCATATTTTCCTCCCATCAACGCACCCGATGTCATGAGCGATTAACGGCGTCCGGCGAGATGCCATGACGGTTGAAGAACGACCTTGTTACTCCTTGATCGTTATGAGCAAGACGAGAACCACATTTGCGCCTTGCGTCATCGAAACATTGACGAATGGGGCTTTTTTCAAAACGCTGCTATAAGGCAGTCGACATGATTCGAATGGCGACAACAACCAAAAGCACTGCAAATACCTTAACCAGTTTAGCATGGGAAAAAGCACCAGCAAGTCGGACGCCGATTCGTGATCCGATCAGAGAGAACGGCAGCACAAGAAGCACGACAGGGAGAACAACAAACCCCACCGCCCCATGAGGAAGATGAGAGATCTGCCAACCATTATAAATGTAGGCCAGAGTTCCCGTTAAAGAGGAGACAACTATCAGGGCGCTGGAGTTACCAACGGCGAGATGGATGGGAAAGCTTAAAAACAGGACCATCAACGGTACGGCAATAACGCCGCCGCCAATACCGAAAAAAGCTGAAAACGCGCCACTGATGCCACCGACAACCAGCAGTGAAATCGGGCGATCAATCAGTGCTTTTTCGGACGGAGACATACCGCCGAACACCAGTTTTGCCGCCACGGTCAATTGCATCACCCCGAACAAGACCCTTAAAATCGGGCCACTAAGCATGGAAGCGCCCCAGGCACCAACCAGGGCTCCCAAAGCAGATCCCACCGCCAGAAAGACCACCTGATGAAAATCGACATGACCTTGAGCATTGTGTCCCAAAGTATTGCTGATGGAGGTTGGAATAATAATGGCCAGGCTAGTGGCAAAAGCACAATGGACCAGCACATCGGGATGAACCCCGACAAGGTGAAAACACCATAAGAACAACGGCACCAAGATGACGCCACCACCGATGCCGAGAAGCCCTGACAGACATCCGGCACAGATACCGAGGACAGCGAATCCAACGAGAACCTGTGGGGCCCAGAATGTCATGGCAAACTCCTGAAATGAAAAAAGCCAGCCTGACAAACAGGCTGGCTCAATATTTGGAGGCCCCGCCCAGATTCGAACTGGGGATAAAGGCTTTGCAGGCCTCTGCCTTACCACTTGGCGACGGGGCCGTGACGTCAAAAAAATGCTCCTTGCGTCAAGGCCCGCTAGTGATATCAAATCACTGTGATTACTGTCAAGAAAAAAGTCTTTAACAGACTGTTGAAAAACAGCGCGTGGAACCCATGAACGAGCGACAAAAATCTAGGACGGATTTTTAAGAGCCAGATTTTGTCAACAAGGCACAAATCGCTTTTAAAACTCGCGGGGTTGAAAAGCCCCAGGATAAGAGGATTTCAACATCGTGCTAAACCTTTTTTTGTAATCATAGCAGGTTATTCAACCAGTTGCTCTTCCACTGAACGCATCTTGCGTTCCATGGTATGTTCACGATCACGGCGATCATCGATCTTGATCAACGTCGACACGCGATGTGCACCGGCATTAAAT
This genomic interval carries:
- a CDS encoding ferritin-like domain-containing protein yields the protein MTEQQGVCYTFETALEMALTMEQRCFRAFLQAIRTVKDRSAGMILKDAALEEIDHKQRLEKALIEGGIDPDEHLQETMPLMHLDDLLKQQELNAEADSRQALAYVIHLKKNNLEFYDKLAKGCTGAPMAPIFQQLANDESLNLQKLEDLYEAHFLTEN
- the amrB gene encoding AmmeMemoRadiSam system protein B gives rise to the protein MIRQPAVSGQFYTDDPYELRQQVELFLTTDQPGKPAYGVMMPHAGYMYSGAIAGETLAGVDVPDTVLLLGPNHRGIGHPCALYSQGSWKTPLGEVPIAETMAQRLLDAVPHLTGEMQSHQGEHSLEVLLPFLQVKNPNLSIIPLMLGPLSFSILQQLGAGIGAVLKEDGGRVLIVASSDMTHYEPSSVARKKDQLALDALLQLDAEALYHQVKSERITMCGVCAAVLMVEICQALGAHHARLIRYGDSGDVSGDHSAVVGYAGVVVD
- a CDS encoding sulfite exporter TauE/SafE family protein, yielding MTFWAPQVLVGFAVLGICAGCLSGLLGIGGGVILVPLFLWCFHLVGVHPDVLVHCAFATSLAIIIPTSISNTLGHNAQGHVDFHQVVFLAVGSALGALVGAWGASMLSGPILRVLFGVMQLTVAAKLVFGGMSPSEKALIDRPISLLVVGGISGAFSAFFGIGGGVIAVPLMVLFLSFPIHLAVGNSSALIVVSSLTGTLAYIYNGWQISHLPHGAVGFVVLPVVLLVLPFSLIGSRIGVRLAGAFSHAKLVKVFAVLLVVVAIRIMSTAL
- the gltX gene encoding glutamate--tRNA ligase; translated protein: MSDLRVRFAPSPTGYLHIGGARTALFNYLLARKEGGTFILRIEDTDVERSTQESVDAILQAMDWLGLSYDEGPFYQTERFDLYKAKIQQLLDEGKAYKCYCSQEDLDAKREAAMARGDKPQYDGTCRALEPRDDDTPYVIRFKSKEAGVTSFNDRIKGTISFNNEELDDMIIQRTDGTPTYNFVVVVDDAEMGLTLVVRGDDHVNNTPRQIQIYEALGYAVPEFAHVPMILGSDKKRLSKRHGATSVMAYRDMGYLPEAMVNYLVRLGWSFGDEEIFSMDDLVEKFSLENVGRSAGVFNPEKLLWLNEHYIKTGAPQRLGELLGEYLTTLGYPPVDGIDLAEVVKTLQDRSKTMVEMAEKAVFYVTDSVEFDESAAEKFLTADQKPVFQALADAFGQCEFTPEGVEAAFKGVLKETGLKFGKVGQPTRVALSGGTSAPGIFEVILVLGRERTLQRLNGAIARIG